TTGCGCCGCTCCAGCCGTCGCCGCAGTCCGACCAGCACGCCCCAGCGTACGATCAGGAACGACACCAGCACCGAGACCAGGAACCCCCACAGCAGCAGCCAGTGGCCGCCGTGCGTGTAGGCCTGGGCCTTGGCGTGGGCCTCGGGCGGCAATTGCGCCAGATAGGCGGCGGTGGCGGCGGCCGGATCGAACAGAGCCAAAGGAATCCCCCGATGAACGTCTTGAGCCTCGCAGGAAGCCAGAGCATCGGGCCGACGTCAGGTTAAATCTCGGTCAGGTAGCGCTCGATGGGTCGGTGGCGACGCTTGGCCCCTGGCGGCTGCGCGCGGGGCGTATAGAAATACGCGCGTAGAATATCGTCTTCCGAGGCTCGCATGCGATTCCCCGCCCGCCGTGAACTGATGATCGCCCTGGGTCTGGGCGCGCTCGCCCTGGCCGGCTGCGGCGGCAAGACCGGCAACGTGGCCGAGACCGGCCTCAAGCGCGTCGAAGCGACCAAGACCCTGCGCATCGGCCTGGAAGGCACCTACCCGCCGTTCAATTTCCAGGACAAGGACGGGCAACTGGCCGGCTTCGAGGTCGACTTCGCCAAGGCCCTGGCCGCTCAGATGAAGGTCAAGGCCGAGTTCGCCCCCTCGCCCTTCGCCGGCCTGCTGGGCGCGCTGGAGAGCCAGCGCATCGACGTGGTGATCAACCAGATCACCATCACGCCCGAGCGGGCGGCCAAGTACGACTTCTCGCGCCCCTACACCGTCTCGGGCATCCAGATCATCACCCGCAAGGGCCAGACGGGCATCGCCGCCCCCGCCGACCTGGCCGGCAAGAAGGTGGGCGTGGGCCTGGGCACCAACTACGAGAGCTGGCTGCGGGCCAATGTGAAGGGCGCCGTGGTCCGCACCTACGACGACGACCCGACCAAGTACCAGGACCTCAAGGCCGGCCGCATCGACGCGGTGCTGAACGACCGGCTGGTGGCCGCCGACTTCGTCAAGACCTCGCCCGACTTCGTGGCTTCGGGGGCGCCATTCGCCAGCCAGGGCATGGGCGTGGCCATGCTGCGCGACCCGGCCCTGAAGGTGACCATCGACCAGGCCATCGACGCCCTGCGCGCCAATGGCCAGCTGGCGGCGATCTCGACCAAGTGGTTCGGGCAGGACGTGACGAAGTGACCGCTTAATGGGCTCCCTCGACCTCATCGCCCAGTCGGCCCCGCTGCTGCTGAAGGGCGCGGGCTACACCGTGCTGCTCAGCCTGATCGGCATGGGCGTGGGACTGGTGATCGGTTTCGGCCTGGCCCTGATGCGGCTGTCGCGCAGCCCGCTGCTGCGCTGGCCGGCCGCCGTCTATGTCTCGGCGATCCGGGGCACGCCGCTGCTGGTGCAGCTGTTCCTGATCTATTACGGCCTACCGCAGCTGGGCGTCGAACTGCCCCCGCTGCTGGCCGCCGGGATCGGCTTCTCGATCAATATCGGCGCCTATGCCGGCGAGATCCTGCGCAGCGCCATCGCCGCCGTCGACAAGGGCCAGTGGGAGGCCGCCAGCGTGCTGGGCATGAGCCGCGGCCAGGCCCTGCGCCGGGTGATCCTGCCCCAGGCCGCCCGCACCGCCGTCGCGCCGCTGTCCAACAGCTTCATCAGCCTGGTCAAGGACACCTCCCTGGCCGCCACCATCCAGGTGCCCGAGCTGTTCCGCCAGGCCCAGCTGATCACCGCCCGCACCTACGAGATCTTCGCCATGTATCTGGCGGCCGCCGCCCTCTATTGGATGCTCTCCAGCCTGCTGGCCCTGGGCCAGACCCGACTGGAACGCCAGGCGGAGGGCCGGCGATGAACGCGGCTATCGACGCCAAGGGCCTGATCAAGCGCTTCGGCGCCACCACCGTCGTCAATGGCGTGGACCTGACCGTCGCTCCCGGCGAGACCGTCGCGGTCATCGGCCCCAGCGGCTCGGGCAAGAGCACCCTGCTGCGCTGCCTGGCGGGGCTTGAGACGATCGACGGCGGAACCTTGACCGTGGCCGGCGTGACGGCGGGCTCCAAGCCGCCCCTGGCCCGCGCCCTGAAGGGCCGCGTCGGCTTCGTGTTCCAGAGCTTCAACCTGTTCCCGCACCGCACGGCCCTGCAGAACGTCGCCGAGGGCCTGATCGTCGTGCGGGGGGTGAGACCCGCCGAAGCCCACGACAAGGCCCGCGCCCTGCTGACCAAGGTGGGCCTGGCCCATCGCGTCGACGCCTATCCGCGCGAACTGTCCGGCGGCCAGCAGCAGCGCTGCGCCATCGCCCGGGCCCTGGCCATGGATCCCGAGGTCATCCTGTTCGACGAGCCGACCTCCGCCCTCGATCCAGAACTGGTCGGCGAGGTGCTGACGGTGATCCGCGACCTGGCCGCCGAGAAGCGCACCCTGGTCATCGTCACCCACCAAATGGACTTCGCGCGCGATGTGGCCGATCGGACGCTGTTCATGGATGACGGCGTTATTATTGAACAAGGCCCTTCCGCCGAAGTGCTTGGTTCGCCTAAGGAGGAGCGTACGCGGCGATTCCTCAGCAAGGTGAGTGGCCTAAGGTCATAATTTGGCCTCCGGCGCCCCCCACCTCCTCTCCGCCGACGCCGTGTGCTGTGAGGCGAGGTCCAGTGAAACCCTATATCGATCTGCAAGGCGCATCGGGCGCTGTCTACCGTTACAAGCTGGCCGAGGATCGCGATCCTCGGACGACGATCGCCGGCAATTTCGTGTTCATCGACGCGACCGGAACCGTCGTCTACGCCGGCGAGGCCAACAATCTGCACGGGGCCGGCAACCGCTTCCCCGAGGCCGCCCAGAAGCACAAGGCCGAGTATCTCTACACCCGCCTGAACGTGTCGGGCGCCTCGCGTTCGGACGAACTGCAGGACATCATCGCCGCCGTGAAACCGGTGATGAACCGGGGCGAGTAAGCCTCGCAGCCTGACGTCCACATCTGACGCAGGCTTCGCTATGGTGGCGCGCAATGCGCCCCGAGATTCTCTTTCCGCTGTTTACGCCGGTCTCCACGCTGAAAGGCGTGGGGCCGCGCGTCGCGCCGCTGGTCGAACGGCTGGCGGGGCCGCTCGTGCGCGACGTGCTGTTCACGCTGCCGGCCAGCCTGATCCGCCGCACCGCCACCACCTCGGACCGCGCC
The window above is part of the Caulobacter soli genome. Proteins encoded here:
- the tcyL gene encoding cystine ABC transporter permease, translated to MGSLDLIAQSAPLLLKGAGYTVLLSLIGMGVGLVIGFGLALMRLSRSPLLRWPAAVYVSAIRGTPLLVQLFLIYYGLPQLGVELPPLLAAGIGFSINIGAYAGEILRSAIAAVDKGQWEAASVLGMSRGQALRRVILPQAARTAVAPLSNSFISLVKDTSLAATIQVPELFRQAQLITARTYEIFAMYLAAAALYWMLSSLLALGQTRLERQAEGRR
- a CDS encoding amino acid ABC transporter ATP-binding protein: MNAAIDAKGLIKRFGATTVVNGVDLTVAPGETVAVIGPSGSGKSTLLRCLAGLETIDGGTLTVAGVTAGSKPPLARALKGRVGFVFQSFNLFPHRTALQNVAEGLIVVRGVRPAEAHDKARALLTKVGLAHRVDAYPRELSGGQQQRCAIARALAMDPEVILFDEPTSALDPELVGEVLTVIRDLAAEKRTLVIVTHQMDFARDVADRTLFMDDGVIIEQGPSAEVLGSPKEERTRRFLSKVSGLRS
- the tcyJ gene encoding cystine ABC transporter substrate-binding protein, which encodes MRFPARRELMIALGLGALALAGCGGKTGNVAETGLKRVEATKTLRIGLEGTYPPFNFQDKDGQLAGFEVDFAKALAAQMKVKAEFAPSPFAGLLGALESQRIDVVINQITITPERAAKYDFSRPYTVSGIQIITRKGQTGIAAPADLAGKKVGVGLGTNYESWLRANVKGAVVRTYDDDPTKYQDLKAGRIDAVLNDRLVAADFVKTSPDFVASGAPFASQGMGVAMLRDPALKVTIDQAIDALRANGQLAAISTKWFGQDVTK